DNA sequence from the Vicia villosa cultivar HV-30 ecotype Madison, WI linkage group LG3, Vvil1.0, whole genome shotgun sequence genome:
AAATAGGGTTAGAGTCATAACTATCatttgagagaaagagagagctaTAGAGAAGGGGGGaaaagaggagaaaagaggaaGTTTGGAACCATAAGAAGAAGGAGATTCTTTAAGAAGTAAGATTTCGACTTCCCATTGTTATGGTTATATGTGATTCTATGCAATGAATATGATACATGTTTAGGTTTGGGTATTTCAATTGATGGGGTTTTTGGATAGTTAGGGTTTTGATATAAACTcttgatttgatgatgaaatATGAGAAATTGACATGTTAAGTTAGTACTCATAAAGAGCAATGCATTAGGTTGTTATTGTATAGTGAAAATATGGTGTTTGATGGGTGTATTTTGAACCTATAACATGTGAAAATCGGATTTGGTTTGGGTTGGGAGAGTGTTGTAACGCACAGTATTTTTCTGTTTCTGGTGTGGTTCGTCGGGCGAACATTTTGCTTTGCCGGACGAGTGACCTTTTTAATGCCTTCGCCGGGCGAGACCAGCAAGTGAGAGAGGGAAAATTGTGACCAAGTTTCTGTAATAGGTCGCAGAGCGAAAGTACCCCGTTTTGTGAATTTTCTaaaggtcataacttttgatccgtaactccgttttatgtgtcGTTCGAATCATTAGGAATCTAATGTAATTATCTTTATGATAGAACTACATTTGTTGGCACTTGATGACTTAATTATGATGTGGTTGTATACTAACATGTATTTATGTGAATATGTGTTATGGCTTGATGGAATGTGAATACTATATGTTGGTATGGTATATTGTATGTGATTCATGATTATGTGCAAATGAATATATGCTATTTGAATGTACCTTGTTGTGGATGATTACTTATGCATATTGTGCAACTTTTGGTGAATAAATCATatgagttgaattattgtgatatgcatgTATGGTTAAGATTGAGAGATGGTCTTAATTTGCATATGTTGTTGTTAAGTTGCACATGCATCATTTGTGTCAATAGGCAATGGGTTATAGTTCTCGCGGAGACTAGTGAATTGTCCTAAGCTCAGAGAGGGGGCTTGAAAGCTTAGAGAACGAGCTTGTTGTAGGTTATTTGTCTGGGAGATGGACCTGGTATATCCGGAAAGGATAATAGagttggtaccacatacatgagTTGCATATGTTGTTGTCGAGTCACATGCATTATGATTTGTGGATGCTATATGATGATGTGGTTTGTGATAATTGTATTGGATGCTATTTTGAGCCTTGTTGCATATTTGACTATGTGAAATAGATTTGTGAAttgctatttacatgattatgcaaGGTGTGATGAACTCTTGTATATGTGTTATGCATTTGCTTATTTTTACATATTTCTATGAtaatgtgaattctcacccttctgttggaaTGATGTTCTATACGACATCGCTCATGTACCGAAGATAGTGGTGCTTTGCACGAGGATAGCAGATACTCCTAGTTTAGTCTTTTCCatttgattaggtagtgagtcgatgctctggtcatgtaacacttgggggttttTAGTGTCGAACTCATGTTTTGTTATGGACATGTATTGTGATATTTGCTTATGAATTATGTATCTCTTAGATAATGTTTGTTGTTGAGCGGCCTTAGTGCCTAATATTTTGGATTTGGTATTTGATGATGATCCTAATGAATATTTTGAAACATGATTATCGTATGGGATATGATCATTTTGCTAATACATGAGTGATGTTATTTCTGTCGTTGTATGCATTGAGAAGCGTACTATTTCATACGTGTTATGTATTTATGACCAGGTGTATCTGTTGACTAAGATATGTGTTTATTGGTTCTTGAAACCTTTTAGTTTTTGGGAACGTCGATGTGGCACCCTTTTTATGCATGTATGCTAATTTACTCCGATTATATGTTATACTTTTGGGGTtatagaaaggggtgttacaacttACCTATTGTTGAATAGGAGGTTCCTAAAGAGGGTATTGATGAATAGTCTTGGCAGATTATGCAAAAACACCAAATGAAGAGACTTGGCAGCTGAGAAAAATTGTTCATAACTATACATGTAGTAAGGATTACAAGATTTGGTTCCTCACATCTGACTGGTTGAGTAGTAAGATATAAACTAAAGTGAGGGAAATCCAAATTTAAACCTGACTAATATCATGGAGAAGACACAACAAAAATGGAATGTATGGACCAACAAAGCACTTGCATACcgagcaaaaacaatagctatTGATATTATGGATGGTTCTTTTAGGGAGCAATATAGAAGAATTCGTGATTATGCCCATGAATTATTAAGGTCAAATCAATGGTCAACTGCGAAAGTGACAAGTTAAGCATTTCAAGGTGGAGAGAACAACATTGAACACCCGGAAAGATCATTGAGCCCATACCTTCAAAGGATATACATATGTTTCAAAGCTTGTAGAAATAGTTTTTACAAGTGCATGCCCATAAAAGGATTAGATGGATGCTTCTTGAAAGGTTACAATGGAGGGTAAATACTTGCAACAATTGGAAGGGACCtaaatgatcaaatgttgataaTTGTATTTGTTATTGTATAAGGAGAAACCAAGGATTCATGGAGTTGGTTTCTAGAATAATTGATAACTATTATACGTTAGGACAAAttcaaagggggggggggggggggttgaatagatcCTTTATTTAAATTTGCGTTGTTTGAAACATGTTTTTAAAATGTGCGAAAGCTCCCGGAATCAAACTCGTCTAAAATGATCAGTTATTAGAAGGATTAAATATGCGACACCGAATGGAGTAAAAGTGATGAGATAGAATAAATACAATATCTACTTAATCAAACGCTTAAACAATATCACTGAGTACTTATTACTTCCAATGACTTGTTTAAGATAAAATCAATAGTTTGTGTGTTTGTCAATTTATCAAATACTTGGTGTGCAAAATACACCAAGTTCAGTTTTACTTAATTGGCCGTGATGAAATGAACTAGATAGCAATCAAATAAATGCTATGAATTTTGAAATGCTTTTGAAATCAGGATTCCTGATACTAAATGGTTCATTATGATGGCAGTTAAAACTAGTTGAAGTGTCACAATAGGAGTTCCATGTAGTTTTTTCGTTGTCTCGAAACTCTAAGATAACACTGTGATCTTCCCGCCTTTCGATTACCATCAGCGAGTTAGGGAGTTTTATGGTTGAAGTTCTTTCTCGATAAACAATCCACCATCGATTGAATTAATGGAGAGGAAATGGAAAGATCTTGAGGCTTAGAAACATGTGCATTTCTTTAGTAACTGGATCATCTATCATCTTCATCTTTAAACAAGCTCGCTGTAGCagtttgtgatttttgaataaaaaattttggTCATGAAATTTGTAGTAATTAGTAGTCGATTCCTACATATGGTTCCCATTATTTCGTTAAGGAACAAACAATATAATGAAGTGATGAAATAAATTCTCTATGTGGTGGAACAAGTTTATGATACGACGAATAAGGGGTAGACCTGCAAAGTTTATGGTTCTTTTCAAcactttttttttgctttatagcaccggtttaatccggttctggggcgagttctggcattttttttctttgctttatagcaccggtttaatccggttctggggcgagttctggcatcaagtggttccatccccctcccgatcgcagttgccggggatcgaaccgtggttctccctaccaaatccagcgccaatcaccactggaccaactaacgattggtagacTTTATAGACAATATAAATGATTACTCATAAattaattctcatttatttctcCCCGTCATCACTTCTCATAATTAACTTTGATTTGATCctgttttaaaatttaaatttaatttaatattaaataaatataacacAATTAAACCTAAACTAGTataattatttgaattaaatatacaatatttaaaatataaaaaacaatagtaaactatagattttcatgtatatattatattaaaaaatgaaaagattaAAATTCTTACCGCACCACATCGCGAGCGAACCATTCATTATATCATTATCGTATCTTCATATTGATAGAAAGAAGAGATTACAAGATTGATGGGTCCCACACATTGCCACATGTAACAATTTGATTCGTATCATCAAAGACGGTGGGGACTTTTCCAACCCTCACAAGggtttttcttttctctctcatTTCTCTCCAAAAACTTCACAACACTCTCTTCCTTATCGCACTTCAGATTCAggttttcatcttcttcaatcttcttcgcAAAATTTCGATTTCTCTTAGTCTCGTTTTTTCATTTTCGTTCATCAATTTTAGTTTTGTTGTTCGTAATCGATGATTCTGTTGATTTGAATCGGTGAATTTTCTGTGAATTTTTGTATAGTTAATAACCTAATTATTATCGTTTTgcgattttgtttgtttttcagtTATTTAGATTTGTTCGCTCATGGCTTCCAATTCGCAAAAGGATATTCCTTCTGGTATGTATCTATAATCGGTGATGATGATATTTTTACtggattgttattgttattgttattgttatttttatcATCGCTTCAAAATTCGTATTCTGATTTCAATAGATGCGTTCTGATTATGTTTGTTGTATATCAGAATCAAGTTTACTAGAAGAGTTTGATGATTTTTAGTAAATCCCCAAATTAACCTCTTATTGATGTTCTGAAAAAGTGTGTTGTTTGTCTGAAAACGACTCCGACACTTGAGATTAcgattaatttattcattttttccgTGTCAACCGACACCGATATTTGAGATAACGTTTCTGTGTCGGTGTCACGTTTCTGGTGTCCAGATTATGGATATTTCGTAAAGGTGACTCTATTAAAGTGTCGGGTTGGTCTTTACATTTAACCATTTTCTATGGATTagtttcatatattttaatttgaccACTTACTATCTATTTGGTGTTTATATTTAATCACTTAATATCAATTTAGTCCCTATCATTACTATCAAATGATTGTTAACTGAAATTTGAGGGACCTTTTGGAAATATTCGTAATCTCAAAGTTACAtggatataatttatttatatggaTATACAAAGGGAAGTACTTTAGACATTTATTCTTTACTTAGGGTGTACTGCAAGTAGCTACTTTTCTCTAAATCCAATAGTATTGTACTAATTTTACTATAGTCTTTTGGAACTTttgatatttattaatttatctgcTTTAATTTCACACTTTTTGTTAATCTTTTAGATGCCAAAGCTGGTTCAGCAGAGAATAAAATTTCCAAAGATGAAGCACCGGCTAAAGCAACTCCTGGACCTGGGGCTGGGGTTGGAGCTGGGCCTGGGGTTGGAGCTGGGCCTGGGGTTGGAGCTGGGCCTGGGGCTGGTTTTCCAGCTAACCCTTTTGATTTTTCAGCAATGAGTGGTCTACTCAATGTAAGTAGTTATTTCCTTTCTGCCATTATTTGCTTTATATGTGTGGTTTACTGTATTTATTGATAATGAAGCTGTGTTAATTTTTAATGAGTTGAGTTGAGTATGATTGCATGTACTTTGAGTatgtatttttgtttatgtaCTGCATGTTTTTACAAGTATCGGCCATGCGTCGGGTTTTGTGCATTTGCAGCCTATGTCGGATAATGATCATAGGAATAAGTTGTGCGGAAAAAGTTGAACATTTTTCAGAGGTTCTCACTGTTGGTAGTGAGCGTTCGTTGGGATTGCATACTCTTTTCCTTTGAAGCTTTCCATATTATGAGCTTGTTTACTGTAGTTGCTGCCAATTTGAATAAGATTGTGGCAGATAGCATAATCTCTTATGTTTTCTATCTGTATTAATCTTTTAAAGATTGTTAATGAGATTTATTGAAGAGTTCACCCTATGGGATGTCATTTGTCAGATTTAAACCCTGAAGCACCAAGGTGTATTTGTTTTTCATTATGTAGAATTAAAGATACTTCTAATGTCAATATGTTATAGGATCCAAGTATCAAGGAATTGGCTGAACAAATTGCCAAAGATCCATCGTTCAATCAGATGGCCGAACAACTTCAAAAAACTTTGCATGGAGCAACAACACAAGATGGTGTCCCAAGTTTTGATAATCAGCAGTATTTTTCAACCATGCAACAGGTCATGGAGAATCCTAATTTTATGACCATGGCTGAGCGCCTGGGGAATGCATTGATGCAGGTATTTATAAAActtctttattatgtttgttaCAGACATATACTGGTTGTTACAATGCATATGCTGTCTATCACAGGACCCATCTATGTCTTCCATGCTTGAAAATTTTACCAATCCGTCAAATAAAGATCAGCTTGAAGAGAGAATGGCACGCATCAAAGAAGATCCATCTTTGAAACATATTTTAGATGAGATAGAGACTGGTGGTCCCGCTGCAATGATGaggtttaaataaatttaaaaaaaaaaatcatatttgatTGTTTTGGCATTTCTTTATTTCCACAATAATCTGTTGTTACTTGTTATCTGAATTGGTCATTAGTTTCTAAAGTGTTTCTTTCCATGCAGATACTGGAATGATGAGGAGGTTTTGAAAAAGTTGGGACTAGCCATGGGCATTCCTCCAACCACTGGAGAGGCAGCTGCCGCTTCTGAAAACTCTGGGCCAGATGAAACAGAAGATGCGGGAAACGAAGATGAATCAATTGTTCATCATACTGCTAGTGTTGGTGACATCGAGGTAAGACATATCGACTATTCACTTTATGGATGAAGTCATTCAAATGAAACTGTGTAAGACAAATTTGTAGTTGTGCTCGAGCGTGAAACTTTTTCGGGTAGAAGGTGCAGATGTGGAAGACATAAGTTAGGTTAAATTCGTGCTGAATtttgaagaaatgaaaatagGTTTTGAGTGTATAGTAATTGTCTTTCTATTAGATTTGAAACTCAGTTTCTGCATGAATTGATTTAGGTAATGTCAAAATGGATCACAATCAAGTAAATTAGTTATTAGTTTTCCAACTATCTTTCTATAAGCTTTTCGAAACTTCATATTGAGATCCCTTGGAATATCTTAGTTTCTTCCTTGATTTGAAAATAGCATTTTTCTTTTTTAGGTTTGTAATTCCATGCCTGTCATCACATGTGATAATTGTATGATCCGCATAAACCTCAATGCAAGTATTATAGTAATATAGGTCCATTAAATTGGTGCCTTGAAGGAATAAAATAGCTGCTACGGAAGTCTTTTTACCCCAAAATTAGAACACAGTGCCACTGAATTATTTGAAGCATGTTCTAGGAGATTTGAAACCATAAATAAACCTTCTCAATTTACTCATATTCCACAGACTCTCTGAGTGACATGTCAAGGGGGATGCTTTATGCCAGGAAAACACATAAACCTTTGGGCATCTCCCTATTAACAAATCAATACAGCACTTACATATTTGATTTGTGTATGCCCTTGTGTAAAGGTTGTATGCCTTATTTTATTGTTAACTTTgaaggaaataaaatttaaaaagaattaaCATCGCTcctttattattgtttttatgctTCATCTATTTAGTTATCCTGTTGTTAAATTCCACCATTGTCTTATAATTTATCGGTACAATTTGAAGACACTTAATGAGAGCTAAACATTTACATTTACACTGATTAATTAGGGATTGAAAGCTGCGCTAGCCTCTGGTGCTGATAAAGATGAAGAAGATTCAGAGGGAAGAACTGCTTTGCATTTTGCTTGTGGTTACGGTGAGGTATGCTAGTTTACAGTGAAATATCAAATATTTCCTCATCTTTAAGACACATACTTCCATTTTTCTTAGAATTTATACATATATGTTGTTGGCTAGAACCTTTATTTTTAAGCATGGTGGAAAGCAAATGAAGGATGTAGCGAGGCTTACAATGTTATTGTTTTGTAAAAATGCTAAAGCATTGTGATTTTCTCTTTTACTGCGGTGAACCCAGACACCAGACACCGCTCATAATGCTGGGTTGTAAACTTGTAATAGTTTGAGCTACAATTTCTAAATCGTTGCTGACGCAATGATGCCACTACTGGTAACAATGGTGGTTCTGTACTCATTTGGAATTGGAATATTAGATTAGATTCTAGTATATAAGATTCTAGTATATATATGGATGAACATGCTAGAATCTAAGGGAACTGAACTCTAAGAATCAGAATTTTATGATTCTAGTTTGGTTTTACCAATTTGTGGATTAAAATATGCTCCTGATAATATTTCAGGTGGCGTGTGCGCAAATTCTCCTAGAGGCTGGAGCTAAAGTAGATGCTTTGGATAAGAACAAGAATACAGCTCTTCATTATGCTGCAGGTTATGGCAGGAAGGAATGTGTTGCCTTGCTCGTTGAAAATGGTGCTGCAGTGTAAGTAGTTTTTTAGCTTGTGTGTATTGAAAGTCTTTTACTATACATGTCAGTGCTTCCTATATCTTGTTTGTGATTTTCATGTTTTACGTTGAATTTGCAGTACTCTGCAGAATATGGATGGAAAAACTCCTATAGATGTTGCAAAGCTAAacaatcaagatgatgttctacAGCTGCTCGAGAAAGATGTTTTCCTGTAATTGCAAGGCTTGCAGGATGGATGTTATTCCATCACCAAAAAGTAAAGGGGAAACTGAGGGAAAAAACAAAAGCATGAATATGGcgacttttatttttcttttgatttcttCCAATCGTTGTGTTGAACTTAATTAGTTACcataaaatttgttaattataCACTAGCAACGCATTTGTTTGTTGTTGCACTGCATGATTAGTGCATTAATGGTTTCATTTCCTTTGATACAGTTTTACAATCACTAAATTTCCCCTCAGCAAAGGTCTAGTTTGACCCCTCAGCAAAGGTCTAGTTTGACGGGTATCTAATGAAATTATAAGCTCAAGGTAAATGTGAGGGTAAAAATAAGGGAGTAATATAATTGTGCAAATTCAAGCAGGgtaaatttatttatgatatcATAAAATTATGTGAAAGAATGATTGAATGAAAAGAGatttaagttactgataattcaTATGGCTTTACTATATATTTACgcttaattttttattgattttgtaTATAGAAAATCCAAGAGAAGAATGGAGGTATAATTGCTGTattcaaatataaaatatatgtatggCATAACAACAATAGGTTTttgcaaaatttttaattttaagtcCTTATCTCTATATAAATTTTGCAACTAAAATTAAGATATGCGCTTTTTGAAAATGATCCTTTGAGAGCTGGATAATTGCTGTattcaaatataaaatatatgtatggCATAACATCAATAGGTTtttgcaaaaatttaattttaagtcCTTATCTCTATTTAAATTTTGGAACTAAAATTAACACTAAGATGTGCGCTTTTTGAAAATGATCTTCTGAGAGCTGGATCTAAAATTTTGTCCTGTTTTACAGAAAAAATTATAGCGCAAAAAGATGTGATGAACATATTTAAAGATACAGATTTAAACTGATTATTTGGGATGCATATTTAAGGATACAAAGCTATGATTATTtagaaatgcatatgatagtccatgtttttaaaagggaatgaaattcctaaaattgcataatATAGTCCAATTTGGATAAGGTaaggaaattccaaaaattgcatatgatagtccacgtttttggagaaaggaaaaaatctcaataattgcatatgatagtccacgttttttgagaagggaaagatattccaaaaattgcatatgatagtccatgtttttggagaaggaaaataaattttagaaattgcatatgatagtccacgtttttgaagaacacaatccacatttttggagaagtaaaagaaattccagaaattgaataTCATAGTCCACATTatgggagaagggaaagaaatttcaaatatgcatatgatagtccatgtttttggagaagggaaagaaattccaaaaattgaatatgatagtccatgtgatgggagaatggaaagaaattccaaatatgcatatgatagtccatgattttggagaaggaaaaaaattctagaaattgcatatgataatccacgcttttcgagatgggaaagaaattcgagatattggatatgatagtccacgttatacgagaagggaaagaaattccagaaattgcaaatgataatccacgtttttggagaaaggacagaaattttagaaattgcatacgatagtccatgtttttggagaagggaaagaaattccattaattgcatatggtagtccaagtgtttggagaagggaaataaattctagaacttgcatatgataatccacgttttttgagaagggaaagaaatcccaaaaattgcatatgataagtccacgtttttggagaaggaaaagaaatttcaaaaattgcatatgatagtccacgttttttgagaatggaagaaattgcatatgatataaacgtttttggagaagggaaagaaattccaaaaattgcataggatcgtccatgttttttgagaagggaa
Encoded proteins:
- the LOC131593473 gene encoding ankyrin repeat domain-containing protein 2B-like isoform X2, encoding MASNSQKDIPSDAKAGSAENKISKDEAPAKATPGPGAGVGAGPGAGFPANPFDFSAMSGLLNDPSIKELAEQIAKDPSFNQMAEQLQKTLHGATTQDGVPSFDNQQYFSTMQQVMENPNFMTMAERLGNALMQDPSMSSMLENFTNPSNKDQLEERMARIKEDPSLKHILDEIETGGPAAMMRYWNDEEVLKKLGLAMGIPPTTGEAAAASENSGPDETEDAGNEDESIVHHTASVGDIEGLKAALASGADKDEEDSEGRTALHFACGYGEVACAQILLEAGAKVDALDKNKNTALHYAAGYGRKECVALLVENGAAVTLQNMDGKTPIDVAKLNNQDDVLQLLEKDVFL
- the LOC131593473 gene encoding ankyrin repeat domain-containing protein 2B-like isoform X1, yielding MASNSQKDIPSDAKAGSAENKISKDEAPAKATPGPGAGVGAGPGVGAGPGVGAGPGAGFPANPFDFSAMSGLLNDPSIKELAEQIAKDPSFNQMAEQLQKTLHGATTQDGVPSFDNQQYFSTMQQVMENPNFMTMAERLGNALMQDPSMSSMLENFTNPSNKDQLEERMARIKEDPSLKHILDEIETGGPAAMMRYWNDEEVLKKLGLAMGIPPTTGEAAAASENSGPDETEDAGNEDESIVHHTASVGDIEGLKAALASGADKDEEDSEGRTALHFACGYGEVACAQILLEAGAKVDALDKNKNTALHYAAGYGRKECVALLVENGAAVTLQNMDGKTPIDVAKLNNQDDVLQLLEKDVFL